A window of Ruminococcus champanellensis 18P13 = JCM 17042 contains these coding sequences:
- a CDS encoding diguanylate cyclase domain-containing protein: MQERKRIAVIMNESESVYQQRMLKGIITQAYSLNWDVAVFSCLTNYYYDCAHQTSEHNIFALINYKKFDGLLYARSTIRNAHLQEKLDAELRQNCQIPIVLLDEPSDTLPYVLTDDCSAFRQLTEHFITVHGMTDIYCLTGFQGNPLAEQRVTGYRQALETHGIPYRQEAVFYGDFWSSSGEQLGARLVNKEIPMPQAIVCANDAMAIALCNYLTNHGIQIPEQVAISGYDATPECQENLLSMTSFIRANYELGVCAVSRLYTLLTGKQCTNVQSPTASIVTGRSCGCGDDLQHLAQEMAYHKKIANYEGLYKNSNMAVSLTLAETIDTCMNQVYSHLYMIRDYKEYYLCLCEDWAGSCDVAEPTAYRKTGFPENITIKAVVGASGDLRDYSFPAKDMLPALVEEREEPRAYYFTPLHHNDRFFGYSVISYGSTPDCYDEIYCRWNATISTAIEFIRVQNFLKSMYNRVHLSAIRDSLTGIYNQEGFRQALQQQYNRARDQELSLLVMIANIDDLRQINDTYGHLEGDNAIIVFSNALTNTFTSNERCARLSGDQFAVVGSGEYDADAETRFTNALNSYLEHYNHSNTQVPKITASLGFFCGRIPPQSGPDSLVQIALNQMEQNKLQRRTERSSPYYAEFSKLREKIYATPAYNWSIDAMCKEMILSRGYFQKLYTRCFGISFTQDVINSRIAHAKKLLAQTDQSIAVIAEKSGYDNYVHFMHQFKKIVGITPTDYRRKKRQA; this comes from the coding sequence ATGCAAGAAAGAAAAAGAATTGCGGTTATCATGAATGAGAGCGAAAGCGTCTATCAACAGCGCATGCTCAAGGGGATCATTACCCAGGCGTACAGTCTGAATTGGGATGTGGCGGTATTTTCCTGTCTGACCAATTACTATTACGACTGTGCACACCAGACCTCCGAGCATAATATTTTTGCTCTGATCAACTACAAGAAGTTTGATGGGCTGCTGTATGCCCGCAGTACCATCCGGAATGCGCATCTGCAGGAGAAGCTGGATGCTGAGCTGCGGCAGAATTGCCAGATACCCATCGTTCTGCTGGATGAACCCAGCGACACCCTGCCCTATGTGCTGACGGACGACTGCTCCGCCTTCCGGCAGCTGACGGAGCATTTTATCACGGTGCATGGCATGACGGATATTTACTGTCTCACCGGATTCCAGGGAAACCCTCTGGCAGAGCAGCGGGTCACAGGCTATCGTCAGGCACTGGAAACCCACGGGATTCCCTATCGGCAGGAGGCCGTATTCTACGGGGACTTCTGGTCCTCCTCCGGGGAGCAGCTTGGTGCCCGGCTGGTGAACAAGGAAATCCCCATGCCCCAGGCCATTGTCTGTGCCAACGATGCCATGGCCATTGCCCTTTGCAATTATCTCACCAATCATGGGATCCAGATCCCGGAACAGGTTGCCATCAGCGGCTATGACGCTACACCGGAATGCCAGGAAAATCTGCTGTCCATGACCTCCTTCATCCGGGCAAACTATGAACTTGGGGTCTGCGCAGTCAGTCGGCTCTATACCCTGCTGACGGGGAAACAGTGTACCAATGTGCAGTCCCCTACCGCCAGCATTGTTACCGGAAGAAGCTGCGGCTGCGGAGACGACCTCCAGCACCTGGCACAGGAAATGGCATACCACAAGAAAATTGCCAACTATGAAGGTCTGTACAAAAACAGCAACATGGCTGTGTCTCTGACGCTGGCGGAAACCATCGACACCTGCATGAACCAGGTGTACAGCCACCTGTATATGATCCGGGATTACAAGGAATATTACCTGTGCCTGTGCGAGGACTGGGCTGGCAGCTGCGATGTGGCTGAGCCAACTGCTTACCGGAAAACCGGATTCCCGGAGAATATCACCATCAAGGCAGTGGTGGGGGCATCCGGAGATCTGCGGGATTACAGCTTTCCGGCAAAGGATATGCTTCCGGCACTGGTGGAAGAACGGGAGGAGCCAAGAGCCTATTACTTTACGCCCCTGCATCACAACGACCGGTTCTTCGGCTACTCTGTGATCTCCTACGGCAGCACGCCGGACTGCTACGATGAGATCTACTGTCGGTGGAACGCCACCATCAGCACTGCCATTGAATTTATCCGGGTACAGAATTTTCTCAAAAGCATGTACAACCGGGTGCATTTATCCGCCATCCGGGATTCCCTCACCGGAATTTATAACCAGGAGGGATTCCGCCAGGCGTTGCAGCAGCAGTATAACCGGGCACGGGATCAGGAACTGTCCCTGCTGGTCATGATCGCCAACATAGATGATCTGCGGCAGATCAACGATACCTATGGGCATCTGGAGGGGGACAATGCCATCATTGTCTTTTCCAACGCCCTGACCAACACCTTTACCAGCAATGAACGCTGTGCCCGGCTGTCCGGAGATCAGTTTGCAGTGGTGGGCAGCGGTGAATACGATGCCGATGCGGAGACCCGGTTCACCAATGCCCTCAACAGCTACCTGGAGCATTACAACCACAGCAATACCCAGGTGCCGAAAATCACTGCCAGTCTGGGTTTTTTCTGCGGACGGATCCCGCCCCAGAGCGGACCGGATTCCTTGGTGCAGATTGCATTGAATCAGATGGAGCAAAACAAGCTCCAGCGCCGCACGGAGCGCAGCTCCCCCTATTATGCAGAGTTTTCCAAGCTACGGGAGAAGATCTACGCCACCCCTGCCTACAACTGGAGCATTGACGCCATGTGCAAGGAAATGATCCTGAGCCGGGGGTATTTTCAGAAGCTGTACACCCGCTGCTTCGGCATCAGCTTCACCCAGGATGTAATCAACAGCCGCATTGCCCATGCCAAAAAGCTGCTGGCGCAGACGGATCAGAGCATTGCTGTGATTGCGGAGAAAAGCGGCTATGATAATTATGTACATTTCATGCATCAGTTCAAGAAGATCGTGGGCATCACGCCCACGGATTATCGACGGAAAAAACGCCAAGCATAA
- a CDS encoding carbohydrate-binding domain-containing protein: MIHHRAEGAACVPGLAVFAAARLMNRAEKWGTNMKRMLALLATCAMLCTLAACGQQEENSAAESGNAAPTDSVQDSATDSKPADSTAPEDSSKAEESGSDSQKDPDAPEHSESSGTDSAVQSPEHNGDTPSGPGTENSQPDNPSGEQKPAASTPTQQEQQSPTATTAAQEDSTPASDVKTITLLGDSVRFEGKGIAARGSKVGITKGGTYRISGSLSDGQIEINTEKKVVLQLDGVSIKNSAGSAINVINAKRVNVELMPGTVNSLEDGSVQHDADKGTLFSNDTLEIGGSGTLNIRSNYAHGIASDDDIIVNSGRLHIVSTKSGLFANDDITINGGTLYCDAGTNGIKCKNTISINGGTSVLMGGTREEKGAVIAIGGLTINGGTLYAVGNTCTLPLASSGQNVVAVNFASALSANMLTRIASGSSPLFTLSSPRAYKTVLYSGSGLREGASYTVSTGGMVSGGNTADYVTTGGTYSGGTDRGTYKTTGRVSTFSVS; this comes from the coding sequence ATGATCCATCACAGGGCTGAGGGCGCTGCATGCGTCCCCGGCCTTGCGGTGTTTGCTGCCGCCCGGCTGATGAACAGGGCGGAGAAATGGGGAACCAATATGAAACGTATGCTTGCATTGCTTGCCACCTGTGCCATGCTCTGCACGCTCGCAGCCTGCGGACAGCAGGAGGAAAACTCCGCTGCTGAAAGCGGGAATGCAGCCCCGACAGATTCTGTGCAGGATTCCGCAACAGACAGCAAACCGGCAGATTCCACAGCACCGGAGGATTCCTCCAAAGCGGAGGAATCCGGCAGCGACAGCCAGAAAGATCCGGATGCACCGGAACATTCCGAATCTAGCGGAACGGATTCCGCTGTACAGTCCCCGGAGCACAATGGGGACACTCCCTCCGGTCCTGGCACCGAAAACAGCCAGCCGGACAATCCCTCCGGCGAGCAGAAGCCTGCCGCCTCCACACCAACGCAGCAGGAGCAGCAAAGCCCGACGGCAACCACCGCTGCCCAGGAGGATTCCACCCCTGCATCAGACGTCAAGACCATCACCCTGTTGGGAGACAGTGTGCGCTTTGAAGGCAAGGGCATTGCCGCCCGTGGCTCCAAGGTGGGCATCACCAAGGGCGGCACCTACCGGATCAGCGGCAGTCTGTCCGACGGACAGATCGAAATCAACACGGAAAAAAAGGTGGTGCTGCAGTTGGATGGGGTGTCCATCAAAAACTCCGCCGGTTCCGCCATCAACGTAATCAACGCCAAGCGGGTGAATGTGGAGCTAATGCCCGGAACCGTCAACAGCCTGGAGGACGGCAGCGTACAGCACGATGCGGACAAGGGGACGTTGTTCTCCAATGACACGCTGGAGATCGGTGGCAGCGGCACTCTGAACATCCGCTCCAACTACGCCCACGGCATTGCCAGCGACGATGATATCATTGTCAACAGCGGCAGGCTCCACATCGTCTCCACCAAAAGCGGACTGTTCGCCAACGATGATATTACCATCAATGGGGGCACACTGTACTGCGATGCGGGCACCAACGGCATCAAGTGCAAGAACACCATTTCCATCAACGGCGGCACTTCTGTGCTCATGGGAGGCACCCGGGAAGAAAAGGGCGCCGTGATTGCCATAGGCGGGCTCACCATCAACGGCGGCACCCTGTACGCAGTGGGAAACACCTGTACCCTGCCCCTTGCATCCTCCGGTCAGAATGTGGTAGCTGTGAATTTTGCTTCCGCCCTGTCGGCGAATATGCTGACACGGATCGCATCCGGCTCCAGTCCCCTGTTCACCCTGTCCTCCCCGAGAGCCTATAAAACCGTGCTCTATTCCGGCAGTGGTCTGCGAGAGGGCGCATCCTACACAGTTTCCACCGGCGGCATGGTATCCGGTGGGAATACTGCTGACTATGTAACCACCGGCGGCACCTACAGCGGCGGCACGGATCGAGGTACATACAAAACCACCGGCAGGGTTTCAACCTTTTCCGTTTCCT